One stretch of Filifactor alocis ATCC 35896 DNA includes these proteins:
- a CDS encoding MBL fold metallo-hydrolase — translation MAKKDSNFQVKFMSFVFRGKEIFKPLNTGFIDEKVGCIREYVANVYFYTKDGHTIMIDAGYNYDRLAEKMRWIHINPKDIKDILITHQDTDHVGAIETDSDRLFSEATIYIGKIENEYLEGRKCRKVFWGLHKLPQVNIDNKKVLIDDGQVFYLGNIKIEAFLVPGHSWGHLVYLIDDVYLFTGDTIWFGADGGYAFLNTLAEDRKLQVKSLKRLEEILRKRNLKLKIITGHTGWTDDIDFAFAHTDEICNALRRKPKVHDSKAPYDGFDESDDTEENVKKGYLKM, via the coding sequence ATGGCAAAAAAAGATTCAAATTTTCAAGTAAAATTTATGTCTTTTGTATTTCGTGGAAAAGAAATATTTAAACCTTTGAATACAGGCTTTATTGATGAAAAAGTGGGTTGTATTAGGGAATATGTGGCTAATGTTTATTTTTATACAAAAGATGGTCATACGATTATGATTGATGCAGGTTATAACTATGACAGACTTGCGGAAAAGATGCGTTGGATTCATATCAATCCGAAAGATATCAAGGATATTTTAATTACCCATCAGGATACGGACCATGTTGGAGCTATTGAAACAGATAGTGACAGATTATTCAGTGAAGCAACAATATATATTGGAAAAATTGAAAATGAGTATTTAGAAGGTCGTAAATGTCGTAAAGTTTTTTGGGGATTGCATAAATTGCCTCAAGTGAACATTGATAACAAGAAAGTTTTAATTGACGATGGACAAGTATTTTATCTTGGGAATATTAAGATAGAAGCTTTTCTTGTTCCCGGACATAGTTGGGGACACCTTGTATATTTGATTGATGATGTTTATTTATTTACAGGAGATACCATTTGGTTTGGAGCAGATGGCGGATATGCATTTTTAAATACGCTTGCAGAAGATAGAAAACTGCAGGTGAAATCTCTTAAAAGATTGGAAGAAATACTTAGAAAAAGAAATCTTAAGTTAAAGATTATTACGGGACATACCGGGTGGACTGATGATATTGACTTTGCTTTTGCTCATACAGATGAAATTTGCAATGCATTAAGGAGAAAACCAAAAGTTCACGATTCGAAAGCTCCTTATGATGGTTTTGATGAAAGTGATGATACAGAAGAAAATGTAAAGAAAGGTTACCTTAAAATGTGA
- the csn2 gene encoding type II-A CRISPR-associated protein Csn2 — protein sequence MNLVYYDLNMDIELEEERLNFLVIENPVKLEDFVLSIHSAKQKITEDVSIFEKFEKINFAKQVDILFSPMSISYHTKEIQKKLLEYVLEKVQDSYLAEDFIDISGSLVSLCSKIYLELEYDIEYLDYVEVEDILKLMDIRLKEEEGRFVERLIDYSKTMFELLHKNIFILVGCSGFLTKIDFEYLRQHQFSQKILFLFVESHQIDLESPKKQTIIDIDLCEI from the coding sequence GTGAACTTAGTGTACTATGACTTGAATATGGATATTGAATTAGAAGAAGAAAGATTAAACTTTTTAGTGATAGAGAATCCTGTTAAGTTGGAAGATTTTGTTTTGTCAATCCATTCTGCAAAACAAAAAATAACAGAGGATGTTTCTATTTTTGAAAAGTTTGAGAAAATAAATTTTGCCAAACAAGTAGATATTTTATTTTCTCCGATGAGTATTTCGTATCATACAAAGGAAATTCAGAAAAAACTACTGGAGTATGTTTTAGAAAAGGTTCAAGATTCCTATTTGGCAGAAGACTTTATTGATATTTCCGGTAGCCTTGTGTCTTTATGTTCTAAAATATATTTAGAGTTGGAATATGATATAGAGTATCTTGATTATGTTGAAGTAGAGGATATTTTGAAACTGATGGATATCCGGTTGAAAGAGGAAGAAGGACGATTTGTTGAACGGTTGATTGATTATAGCAAAACAATGTTTGAATTATTACATAAGAATATCTTTATTTTGGTAGGATGTTCAGGCTTTTTAACAAAGATAGATTTCGAATATTTGAGGCAACATCAATTCTCACAAAAAATATTATTTTTGTTTGTGGAAAGTCATCAAATTGACTTGGAAAGTCCTAAGAAACAAACTATAATAGATATAGATTTATGTGAAATATAA
- the cas2 gene encoding CRISPR-associated endonuclease Cas2: MRIIVFFDLPTITLEDKRDYRDFRKFLIKKGFLMMQESVYCKLVLNQTVASSVLSSIRKHKPKSGLVQMIMVTEKQFAKMEYLCGEKRSNVVDSDDRLVIL, encoded by the coding sequence ATGAGAATTATAGTATTTTTTGATTTGCCTACAATTACCTTAGAAGATAAAAGAGACTATCGAGATTTTCGAAAATTTTTAATAAAAAAAGGTTTTTTGATGATGCAGGAAAGCGTCTATTGTAAATTAGTATTAAACCAAACCGTAGCAAGTTCCGTGTTAAGTTCTATCCGAAAGCATAAACCTAAATCAGGACTGGTTCAAATGATTATGGTGACAGAGAAACAATTTGCAAAGATGGAATATCTGTGTGGAGAGAAGCGAAGTAATGTTGTAGATTCAGATGATAGGTTGGTGATTTTGTGA
- the cas1 gene encoding type II CRISPR-associated endonuclease Cas1, translating to MSWREVIITGHAKLDYKMDYLVVRKQDGTDRVYIPDIGFLMIESTRVSLTTTLISELVKNKVKIIFCDANHNPQSELLPYHGSHDTSLKVREQVSWSDEIKQLVWTEIVKEKIKNQMELLEEYQNFDRAELLKTYIEEMEPGDKNNREGHAAKVYFNTVFGIDFTRNDENTINAALNYGYNILLSCFNREIVSNGYLTQIGLWHSSRFNSFNLASDLMEPFRIIVDRKVLTLNLENFDSHNKYELVSILNGEVRIDSKVSYVNNAIKLYCKSIFEALHYEDTSYIKFYTNEL from the coding sequence ATGAGTTGGAGAGAAGTAATTATTACAGGTCATGCAAAACTGGACTACAAGATGGATTATCTTGTAGTCCGTAAGCAGGATGGGACAGACCGAGTCTATATTCCGGATATTGGCTTTTTGATGATTGAGTCTACGAGAGTCTCCTTGACAACGACACTGATTTCTGAATTAGTGAAAAATAAAGTCAAAATCATATTCTGCGATGCCAATCATAATCCACAGTCAGAACTGCTACCTTATCATGGAAGTCATGACACAAGTCTGAAAGTAAGAGAACAAGTGAGTTGGAGTGATGAAATCAAACAACTTGTTTGGACAGAAATCGTAAAAGAAAAAATTAAAAATCAGATGGAACTTTTGGAAGAATACCAAAACTTTGACAGAGCGGAATTGTTAAAAACTTATATTGAAGAAATGGAACCGGGTGATAAAAATAATCGTGAAGGCCATGCTGCAAAAGTATATTTTAATACAGTGTTTGGGATTGACTTTACAAGAAATGATGAAAATACAATTAATGCTGCCTTGAATTATGGATACAATATCTTATTGTCCTGTTTTAATCGTGAAATTGTGTCCAACGGTTATTTGACACAGATTGGATTATGGCATAGCAGTCGGTTTAATTCGTTTAATTTAGCTTCTGATTTGATGGAACCGTTTCGTATTATAGTAGATCGAAAAGTGCTCACTTTAAATTTAGAAAATTTCGATAGTCACAATAAATATGAATTAGTAAGTATCTTAAATGGAGAAGTAAGAATTGATAGTAAGGTGTCTTATGTAAACAATGCTATTAAGTTATATTGCAAAAGCATTTTTGAAGCATTACATTATGAAGATACTTCATATATCAAATTTTATACCAATGAGTTATAG
- the cas9 gene encoding type II CRISPR RNA-guided endonuclease Cas9 (Cas9, originally named Csn1, is the large, multifunctional signature protein of type II CRISPR/Cas systems. It is well known even to general audiences because its RNA-guided endonuclease activity has made it a popular tool for custom editing of eukaryotic genomes.): MTKEYYLGLDVGTNSVGWAVTDSQYNLCKFKKKDMWGIRLFESANTAKDRRLQRGNRRRLERKKQRIDLLQEIFSPEICKIDPTFFIRLNESRLHLEDKSNDFKYPLFIEKDYSDIEYYKEFPTIFHLRKHLIESEEKQDIRLIYLALHNIIKTRGHFLIDGDLQSAKQLRPILDTFLLSLQEEQNLSVSLSENQKDEYEEILKNRSIAKSEKVKKLKNLFEISDELEKEEKKAQSAVIENFCKFIVGNKGDVCKFLRVSKEELEIDSFSFSEGKYEDDIVKNLEEKVPEKVYLFEQMKAMYDWNILVDILETEEYISFAKVKQYEKHKTNLRLLRDIILKYCTKDEYNRMFNDEKEAGSYTAYVGKLKKNNKKYWIEKKRNPEEFYKSLGKLLDKIEPLKEDLEVLTMMIEECKNHTLLPIQKNKDNGVIPHQVHEVELKKILENAKKYYSFLTETDKDGYSVVQKIESIFRFRIPYYVGPLSTRHQEKGSNVWMVRKPGREDRIYPWNMEEIIDFEKSNENFITRMTNKCTYLIGEDVLPKHSLLYSKYMVLNELNNVKVRGKKLPTSLKQKVFEDLFENKSKVTGKNLLEYLQIQDKDIQIDDLSGFDKDFKTSLKSYLDFKKQIFGEEIEKESIQNMIEDIIKWITIYGNDKEMLKRVIRANYSNQLTEEQMKKITGFQYSGWGNFSKMFLKGISGSDVSTGETFDIITAMWETDNNLMQILSKKFTFMDNVEDFNSGKVGKIDKITYDSTVKEMFLSPENKRAVWQTIQVAEEIKKVMGCEPKKIFIEMARGGEKVKKRTKSRKAQLLELYAACEEDCRELIKEIEDRDERDFNSMKLFLYYTQFGKCMYSGDDIDINELIRGNSKWDRDHIYPQSKIKDDSIDNLVLVNKTYNAKKSNELLSEDIQKKMHSFWLSLLNKKLITKSKYDRLTRKGDFTDEELSGFIARQLVETRQSTKAIADIFKQIYSSEVVYVKSSLVSDFRKKPLNYLKSRRVNDYHHAKDAYLNIVVGNVYNKKFTSNPIQWMKKNRDTNYSLNKVFEHDVVINGEVIWEKCTYHEDTNTYDGGTLDRIRKIVERDNILYTEYAYCEKGELFNATIQNKNGNSTVSLKKGLDVKKYGGYFSANTSYFSLIEFEDKKGDRARHIIGVPIYIANMLEHSPSAFLEYCEQKGYQNVRILVEKIKKNSLLIINGYPLRIRGENEVDTSFKRAIQLKLDQKNYELVRNIEKFLEKYVEKKGNYPIDENRDHITHEKMNQLYEVLLSKMKKFNKKGMADPSDRIEKSKPKFIKLEDLIDKINVINKMLNLLRCDNDTKADLSLIELPKNAGSFVVKKNTIGKSKIILVNQSVTGLYENRREL; the protein is encoded by the coding sequence TTGACAAAAGAATATTATTTAGGACTGGATGTAGGCACTAATTCTGTAGGTTGGGCAGTTACCGATTCACAATACAACCTATGCAAATTCAAGAAAAAAGATATGTGGGGAATTAGATTATTTGAATCAGCAAATACAGCAAAAGATAGAAGACTACAAAGAGGAAACAGAAGAAGACTTGAGCGAAAAAAACAACGAATCGATTTATTACAAGAAATTTTTTCTCCTGAAATCTGTAAAATTGATCCTACCTTCTTTATAAGATTGAATGAGAGTAGGTTACATTTGGAAGATAAGTCGAATGATTTTAAATATCCGTTGTTCATCGAAAAAGACTATTCTGATATAGAATATTACAAAGAATTTCCTACTATATTTCATTTACGAAAGCATTTGATAGAATCAGAGGAAAAACAGGACATCAGGCTGATATATCTTGCACTACATAATATTATTAAAACGAGAGGTCATTTTTTAATTGATGGAGATTTGCAAAGTGCAAAACAACTCAGACCTATCTTAGATACCTTTTTGTTGAGTTTACAAGAAGAACAAAATCTTTCTGTAAGTTTGTCTGAAAATCAGAAAGATGAATATGAAGAAATCTTAAAAAATAGATCGATTGCAAAAAGTGAAAAAGTAAAAAAATTAAAGAATTTATTTGAAATAAGTGATGAGTTAGAAAAAGAAGAAAAAAAAGCTCAAAGTGCAGTAATTGAGAATTTTTGTAAATTTATTGTCGGTAACAAGGGAGATGTTTGCAAATTTTTGAGAGTAAGTAAAGAAGAATTAGAGATAGACTCCTTTTCTTTCTCAGAGGGAAAGTATGAAGACGATATTGTAAAGAATTTAGAAGAAAAAGTTCCTGAAAAAGTATATCTTTTTGAACAAATGAAGGCAATGTATGATTGGAATATTTTGGTAGATATTTTAGAAACAGAGGAGTATATTTCCTTTGCTAAGGTAAAACAGTATGAGAAGCATAAAACGAATTTGAGATTGCTAAGAGATATTATTTTAAAATATTGTACAAAAGATGAATATAATCGTATGTTTAATGACGAAAAAGAAGCAGGTTCCTACACTGCGTATGTCGGGAAGTTAAAAAAGAACAATAAAAAGTATTGGATTGAGAAAAAAAGAAATCCGGAAGAGTTTTATAAATCTTTAGGAAAATTGTTAGACAAAATAGAACCATTAAAAGAAGATTTAGAAGTCCTTACTATGATGATAGAAGAATGTAAGAATCACACACTGCTTCCTATTCAAAAAAATAAGGATAACGGAGTTATTCCACATCAAGTTCATGAAGTAGAATTGAAAAAAATATTGGAAAATGCCAAAAAATACTATTCTTTTTTGACAGAAACAGATAAAGATGGATATTCTGTTGTGCAAAAGATAGAGAGTATATTTAGATTTAGAATTCCATACTATGTAGGACCTTTGAGTACAAGACATCAAGAAAAAGGTTCTAATGTATGGATGGTAAGAAAACCGGGAAGAGAAGATAGAATCTATCCTTGGAATATGGAAGAAATCATAGATTTTGAAAAATCAAATGAAAACTTTATTACGAGAATGACGAACAAATGTACCTATCTAATAGGAGAAGATGTTCTTCCGAAACACTCTCTACTATATTCTAAATATATGGTTTTGAATGAATTGAATAATGTGAAAGTAAGAGGAAAAAAATTACCAACGTCTTTAAAACAAAAAGTATTTGAAGATTTATTTGAAAACAAATCCAAAGTAACGGGAAAAAATTTGTTAGAGTATTTACAAATTCAGGATAAAGACATTCAAATTGATGATTTAAGCGGATTTGACAAAGATTTCAAGACTTCTTTAAAATCATATTTGGATTTTAAAAAACAAATTTTTGGAGAAGAAATAGAAAAAGAATCCATTCAAAATATGATAGAGGATATTATTAAATGGATTACAATCTATGGAAATGATAAAGAAATGTTGAAGAGAGTCATTCGGGCTAATTATTCGAATCAATTGACCGAAGAACAGATGAAAAAAATAACAGGGTTTCAATATTCCGGATGGGGAAACTTCTCGAAAATGTTTTTGAAAGGAATATCAGGAAGTGATGTTTCAACAGGCGAAACATTTGATATTATTACTGCGATGTGGGAAACAGATAATAACTTAATGCAGATTTTAAGCAAAAAATTTACGTTTATGGACAATGTTGAAGACTTTAATAGTGGTAAAGTAGGAAAAATAGATAAGATTACTTATGATTCTACGGTAAAAGAAATGTTTCTGTCACCGGAGAATAAGAGAGCAGTTTGGCAAACAATTCAAGTTGCCGAAGAAATCAAAAAAGTAATGGGTTGTGAACCGAAAAAAATTTTTATTGAAATGGCTCGTGGTGGCGAGAAGGTGAAGAAGAGAACAAAATCCAGAAAAGCTCAATTGTTAGAACTTTATGCTGCTTGTGAAGAAGATTGTAGAGAACTTATAAAAGAGATTGAAGATAGAGATGAAAGAGATTTTAACAGTATGAAATTATTTTTATACTATACTCAATTTGGAAAGTGTATGTATAGTGGTGATGATATTGATATCAATGAATTAATTAGAGGAAATTCAAAGTGGGATCGGGATCATATTTATCCTCAATCCAAGATAAAAGACGATAGTATTGATAACTTAGTGTTGGTTAATAAAACATATAACGCAAAAAAATCGAATGAATTATTGTCTGAAGATATTCAAAAGAAGATGCACAGTTTTTGGCTCTCTTTATTAAATAAAAAATTAATTACCAAGTCAAAGTATGATAGATTGACTCGAAAAGGCGATTTTACAGATGAGGAGTTAAGTGGTTTTATTGCAAGACAGTTGGTAGAAACAAGACAGTCCACCAAAGCAATTGCAGATATATTCAAGCAGATCTATTCTTCAGAGGTAGTTTATGTGAAATCTTCTTTGGTGTCAGATTTTCGAAAAAAACCGTTAAATTATTTGAAGTCCAGAAGAGTAAACGATTATCATCATGCGAAGGATGCATACTTGAATATTGTTGTTGGAAATGTATACAACAAAAAATTTACATCTAATCCGATTCAGTGGATGAAAAAGAATAGGGATACTAACTACAGTTTAAATAAAGTGTTCGAGCATGATGTCGTTATAAATGGAGAAGTGATTTGGGAAAAATGCACGTATCATGAGGACACAAATACCTATGATGGAGGAACATTAGACAGAATAAGAAAGATTGTAGAACGTGACAATATCTTGTATACAGAATATGCTTACTGTGAAAAAGGAGAGTTATTTAATGCAACAATACAAAACAAAAATGGAAATTCGACCGTTTCATTAAAGAAAGGTTTGGATGTAAAAAAATATGGAGGATATTTCAGTGCAAACACTTCCTATTTTTCATTGATTGAATTTGAGGATAAGAAAGGAGATAGGGCAAGACATATCATCGGGGTGCCTATCTATATTGCAAATATGTTAGAGCATTCTCCTTCTGCATTTTTGGAGTACTGTGAACAGAAGGGATATCAAAATGTCAGAATATTGGTTGAAAAAATTAAAAAGAATTCTCTTTTGATTATCAACGGATATCCATTGAGAATCAGAGGAGAAAATGAGGTAGATACTTCATTTAAAAGAGCGATACAACTAAAATTGGATCAAAAAAATTATGAATTGGTACGAAATATTGAAAAATTCCTTGAAAAGTATGTTGAAAAGAAGGGCAATTATCCGATTGATGAGAACAGGGATCATATTACTCATGAAAAAATGAATCAACTCTATGAAGTATTGTTATCCAAAATGAAAAAATTTAATAAAAAAGGAATGGCAGATCCGTCTGATAGGATAGAAAAGTCCAAACCGAAATTTATAAAATTGGAAGACCTGATTGATAAAATAAACGTAATTAATAAGATGTTAAATTTATTAAGATGCGATAATGATACTAAAGCAGATTTATCCCTAATAGAATTACCTAAAAATGCAGGTAGTTTTGTAGTCAAAAAAAATACGATTGGAAAGAGCAAGATTATTTTGGTGAATCAATCGGTTACAGGATTATATGAAAATAGGAGAGAGCTATGA
- a CDS encoding site-specific integrase: MSARKDNKGRALRKGEIYRESDGRYAYGYVDPYGNRKFIYSKDLKKLREREERLIKDQLDGLDVYVAGNASLNFVFDRYISTKSELRETTYTNYMYMYNHFVREGFGKKKIGEIKYSDVLYFYYDLLNNRELQVNTLETIHTVLHPTFQLAVRDDIIRNNPSDGVMAEIKKKNTKKKNMRHALTIEQQRAFMNYIASSPVFVHWNPIFTVLLGTGCRIGEVVGLRWSDIDMEKRTIDINHSMTYYPRKTDTYKCEFKVSLPKTEAGVRILPMMQPVYEALETEYERQKEEGFCTAVVDGMSGFVFSNRFGMIHNPAAINRVIRRILEAHNTEEIVKAKKEKREPIMIPHFSCHHLRHTFCSRFCENETNIKVIQEIMGHASIETTMDIYAEANSDKKKESIENLAKNLDIF; this comes from the coding sequence ATGTCCGCAAGAAAAGACAACAAAGGTAGAGCTTTAAGGAAAGGAGAAATCTATCGAGAAAGTGATGGGAGATATGCTTATGGCTATGTAGATCCTTATGGAAATAGAAAGTTTATCTACTCAAAGGACTTAAAAAAATTAAGAGAAAGAGAAGAACGACTTATTAAGGATCAATTAGATGGTTTAGATGTATATGTAGCTGGGAATGCTTCGCTTAACTTCGTTTTTGATAGGTATATTTCTACAAAATCCGAATTAAGAGAAACAACATACACCAATTACATGTATATGTATAATCATTTTGTAAGAGAAGGCTTTGGAAAGAAAAAAATTGGAGAAATCAAATATTCTGATGTACTTTATTTCTATTATGATTTGTTGAATAACAGAGAACTTCAGGTAAATACATTGGAAACTATTCATACAGTACTTCATCCAACTTTTCAATTGGCTGTCAGGGATGATATTATCCGAAACAATCCAAGTGATGGGGTAATGGCGGAGATTAAAAAGAAAAATACCAAAAAGAAGAACATGAGGCATGCATTGACTATTGAACAACAAAGAGCTTTCATGAATTATATAGCTTCAAGTCCGGTATTTGTCCATTGGAATCCAATATTTACGGTACTACTTGGCACAGGTTGTAGAATTGGAGAGGTAGTTGGACTTAGATGGTCTGATATAGATATGGAAAAAAGAACCATTGATATAAATCACAGCATGACCTATTATCCAAGAAAAACCGACACATATAAGTGTGAATTTAAGGTTTCTCTACCTAAAACGGAGGCAGGCGTCAGAATTTTGCCGATGATGCAGCCTGTGTATGAAGCTTTAGAAACGGAGTATGAAAGACAGAAAGAAGAAGGGTTTTGTACAGCGGTTGTTGATGGCATGAGTGGTTTTGTATTTTCAAATCGTTTTGGTATGATACATAATCCCGCTGCTATCAATAGGGTTATTAGGAGGATTTTAGAAGCTCATAATACTGAGGAAATTGTTAAAGCCAAGAAAGAAAAAAGAGAGCCAATAATGATCCCTCACTTCTCTTGCCATCATTTACGCCATACTTTTTGTTCGAGATTTTGTGAAAATGAAACCAATATAAAGGTGATTCAGGAAATCATGGGGCATGCAAGTATAGAGACTACAATGGATATTTATGCCGAGGCAAATAGCGATAAGAAGAAAGAATCAATAGAAAATTTAGCAAAGAATTTGGATATATTTTAA
- a CDS encoding DUF6290 family protein — protein sequence MGKMGRPLVDDPKFHRVTVRMTEGEYQELKEYAKTHNLTMSQAVKSGIKKLYCNSLKK from the coding sequence ATGGGAAAGATGGGACGCCCTCTGGTTGATGACCCGAAATTTCATAGAGTAACGGTTAGAATGACAGAAGGTGAATATCAAGAACTTAAAGAATATGCAAAAACTCATAATTTGACCATGTCGCAGGCGGTTAAATCAGGGATAAAAAAGCTGTATTGCAATTCTCTGAAAAAATGA
- a CDS encoding DUF6462 family protein — protein sequence MKNKVNHKRFVRYKEGAELYSMCQTKFEEMAKEAGAVYKLNKLVLVNCDILDEYLETFRLIPYQT from the coding sequence ATGAAAAATAAAGTCAATCATAAAAGATTTGTTAGATATAAAGAGGGCGCGGAACTGTATTCGATGTGTCAGACAAAGTTTGAAGAAATGGCAAAAGAAGCAGGAGCAGTTTATAAGCTAAACAAATTAGTTTTGGTAAATTGCGATATTTTAGATGAGTATTTAGAGACCTTTCGTTTGATACCGTACCAGACATAG
- a CDS encoding sigma factor-like helix-turn-helix DNA-binding protein, with amino-acid sequence MKKEFYLYVNGQKVKVSEEIYKVYWREREHEKYLEQVDRKNHLLFFSSLDQDGHFAENIIDESVDVEKIVETQMMIEAVRNAISRLNAEERDIIERLYFQDETLSSIARRKKVSYQAIQWRKNNILKKLKLLLEDFLR; translated from the coding sequence ATGAAAAAAGAATTTTATCTATATGTAAACGGACAAAAGGTAAAAGTCAGTGAGGAGATATACAAAGTCTACTGGCGGGAAAGAGAACATGAAAAGTATTTAGAGCAGGTGGACAGAAAAAACCACTTGCTCTTTTTTTCGTCCTTGGATCAGGATGGACATTTCGCAGAGAATATCATTGATGAAAGCGTTGATGTTGAAAAAATTGTGGAAACGCAGATGATGATTGAAGCGGTCAGAAACGCTATATCAAGGTTAAATGCAGAAGAAAGGGACATCATAGAGCGGTTGTACTTTCAGGACGAAACTCTTTCGAGTATTGCAAGAAGAAAGAAAGTGAGTTATCAAGCTATACAATGGCGTAAGAATAATATATTGAAAAAACTGAAGTTGTTGTTGGAAGATTTTTTGAGATAA